In one Mucilaginibacter sp. PAMB04168 genomic region, the following are encoded:
- a CDS encoding tetratricopeptide repeat protein: MIKLKPIAACALLLGTLTVKAQQNASFQIYRTYHTATTLLNNGQYVAAAEQFRLIEQSRLKAANQPQFESELSLLKENAQYYEALCALELNNDDAESMFMRFIKEHPENPLAKLAFYQIGKSYAKQHKYGDALLWFNKIDGSELSGREYVEYKFRKGYAYFELADYPNAQQQFSDIKDKKSQFSEDATYYYAYIAYLNKDYHVALASFEKLKNSKKYENSYPYYITAVYFLDKRYDDVINYAIPILNSTQQQHETDMLRIVGASYFAKADYANAVKYYSRFQERDLGKTQNTQDSYQIGYAYYKTGNNAKATKELEKLIDKNDVYSQSGNYTLGSIFLKLNNKQAARNAFQVASKLDFDKQLQEDALFEYAKLSYELDFNNQALEATRLYLRNYPRSKRLDEVKTLLGEALLNSKNYKEAVEILEPVVATNPGAAEAYQKVTYYRGLEFYNERAFENAIGIFLRSLKHPRDEKITALTTYWLAESMYEVRKYGESVEQFEDFLANPEAKQSGVYNYANYGLGYAAFGDEQYKKAATYFERFLAGEPKDKNTINDATARIADSYFVLKSYSTALNYYDRLRSSGSQSQDYALFQRGMIQGLQSAPDAKISTMNDVLTRYPNSDFADDAAFEIAYTYFLKNEGDKAKADLQSMIQKYPNSSYVPRALVTMGLIDYNANQDDLAVESFKKVVQTYPSAPEAKQALKQIEKIYTDKGDAQTFINYAGTTPIGNYSAAEQESIMATAANNLYLKGDWAGTVAAVGAYYDKAKRPIYDKQMRFIRAQSLVNLNRPDEAVADYNVILNDWTSAYTEKSLISMAKLYMAQKKYNEAVVFLKRLETNSEYKADYTFAINNLLLCYAHMEMADDALHYVQLVRENEKSSEEDKFKTGLYAGLAHLDKGDTTAAVKEFNYTVNNTKTVAAAEAKYNVALIEYKKRNYKASLNTCFDLTKKLSNYDYWLTKAYILIADNYAALKDTFQAKATLQSVIENYKGDDDILPKAKEKLQKLNEATGTAPATGTDPNKQD, translated from the coding sequence ATGATTAAACTCAAACCTATTGCCGCGTGTGCATTGCTGTTGGGCACGCTTACTGTAAAGGCCCAGCAAAACGCCTCGTTTCAAATATACCGCACTTACCATACCGCTACTACGCTGCTTAACAATGGTCAATATGTAGCCGCAGCCGAACAGTTTCGTCTAATCGAACAATCGCGCCTTAAGGCTGCCAATCAGCCTCAGTTTGAATCTGAACTTTCGTTGCTGAAGGAAAACGCACAATACTATGAAGCGCTTTGCGCGCTCGAACTCAATAATGATGATGCAGAAAGCATGTTTATGCGTTTCATTAAAGAGCACCCCGAAAATCCCTTAGCTAAACTGGCTTTTTATCAGATTGGTAAGTCATACGCCAAACAACACAAGTATGGCGATGCACTGCTATGGTTCAATAAAATTGATGGCAGCGAGTTAAGTGGCCGCGAATATGTTGAATACAAGTTTCGCAAAGGTTACGCATATTTCGAGCTGGCCGATTACCCAAACGCCCAACAGCAGTTTAGTGATATTAAGGATAAGAAATCGCAGTTCTCTGAAGATGCCACTTACTATTACGCCTACATTGCTTATTTGAACAAAGATTACCATGTAGCACTGGCCAGTTTTGAGAAACTTAAAAATTCAAAAAAGTACGAGAATAGCTATCCGTATTACATTACCGCAGTTTATTTTTTAGACAAGCGGTATGATGACGTCATCAATTACGCCATCCCTATTTTAAACAGCACACAACAACAGCACGAAACAGATATGCTGCGTATTGTGGGCGCCTCTTATTTTGCCAAAGCCGATTATGCAAACGCCGTAAAATATTACAGCCGTTTCCAGGAACGCGACTTAGGCAAAACACAAAACACGCAAGACAGCTACCAGATTGGCTATGCGTATTACAAAACAGGCAACAATGCTAAGGCTACAAAGGAACTGGAGAAACTGATTGATAAAAACGACGTTTACAGCCAAAGTGGTAATTACACTCTGGGCAGTATCTTTTTAAAGCTTAACAACAAACAAGCCGCCCGCAACGCATTCCAGGTTGCATCCAAGCTCGATTTTGACAAGCAGTTGCAAGAAGATGCCCTTTTTGAATATGCAAAGCTATCATACGAACTGGACTTTAACAACCAGGCTTTAGAGGCAACACGCCTGTACCTGCGCAATTATCCGCGTTCAAAACGTTTAGACGAAGTTAAAACGTTATTGGGCGAAGCGTTGCTCAATTCTAAAAATTATAAGGAGGCTGTTGAGATACTCGAACCCGTAGTTGCAACTAACCCCGGCGCTGCGGAAGCTTATCAAAAAGTGACTTATTACCGCGGCTTGGAATTTTACAATGAGCGTGCTTTTGAGAATGCCATAGGCATCTTCTTACGGTCTTTAAAACATCCGCGCGATGAGAAAATTACGGCGCTAACTACCTACTGGCTTGCCGAATCAATGTACGAGGTACGAAAGTATGGCGAATCTGTTGAGCAGTTTGAGGACTTTTTAGCTAACCCGGAAGCCAAGCAATCCGGGGTATATAACTACGCCAATTACGGTTTAGGCTACGCTGCTTTTGGCGATGAGCAATATAAAAAAGCGGCTACCTATTTTGAACGCTTTTTAGCAGGCGAGCCAAAGGATAAAAATACGATCAACGATGCTACAGCACGTATTGCCGACAGCTATTTTGTATTAAAGAGCTACAGCACAGCGTTGAACTACTATGATCGTTTGAGGAGCAGTGGCAGTCAAAGTCAGGACTATGCGCTGTTTCAACGCGGTATGATACAAGGCCTGCAATCGGCACCCGACGCAAAAATTAGCACCATGAATGATGTGCTGACGCGTTACCCGAATTCTGACTTCGCAGATGATGCCGCCTTCGAGATAGCTTATACCTACTTCCTGAAAAATGAGGGTGATAAAGCTAAGGCCGATTTGCAATCAATGATACAAAAGTATCCAAACAGCAGCTATGTACCACGCGCGTTGGTTACGATGGGGTTAATTGATTACAACGCCAACCAGGACGATTTGGCTGTAGAGTCATTTAAAAAAGTGGTACAAACCTACCCTTCTGCGCCAGAGGCTAAACAAGCGCTTAAGCAGATCGAAAAAATTTACACCGATAAGGGCGATGCACAAACCTTTATTAACTATGCCGGCACTACCCCGATTGGTAATTACAGCGCTGCTGAGCAGGAAAGCATTATGGCTACTGCCGCCAACAATTTGTATTTAAAAGGCGACTGGGCAGGTACCGTTGCTGCCGTAGGTGCTTATTACGATAAAGCCAAACGCCCTATTTACGATAAACAAATGCGCTTTATAAGGGCGCAAAGCTTAGTGAACTTAAACCGCCCGGATGAAGCAGTGGCCGATTACAATGTTATTTTGAACGATTGGACCAGCGCATACACTGAAAAATCGCTCATTAGCATGGCTAAGCTTTATATGGCGCAAAAGAAATATAACGAGGCGGTTGTATTCCTTAAACGTTTAGAAACCAATTCTGAATATAAAGCCGACTATACTTTTGCTATTAATAACCTGCTGCTGTGCTATGCACACATGGAAATGGCCGATGATGCCCTGCATTATGTTCAACTCGTTCGCGAAAACGAAAAATCATCCGAAGAGGATAAGTTTAAAACCGGATTGTACGCCGGCTTAGCTCACTTGGATAAAGGCGACACTACAGCCGCTGTAAAAGAGTTTAATTATACGGTTAACAATACCAAAACTGTAGCAGCTGCCGAAGCGAAATACAACGTTGCTTTAATTGAATATAAAAAGCGTAACTACAAAGCCTCGTTAAACACCTGCTTCGATTT